From Acidobacteriota bacterium, one genomic window encodes:
- a CDS encoding TonB-dependent receptor, whose protein sequence is MQRFLTVAGLAFVLALTLSWTPMLAQEYTGVHGNVEDETGARVTQVEITATEESTGITRSTVSNEVGIYELRGLPPGTYTLGAELAGFKAYTNSGVIIYAGRPRRVNIVLQVGDIQDTITVSEEGAVIETDKSSITYTLPYKEVEAFRIAASLIYKVGDNPGAESRSQVHGAFANNTTALQDGVATNAYGTFRAPQELVQEINQVSLNAPAEYKTATTINGVGRGGTNQFHGEIWMQLDHPRLRALTVGQTRHPPAKPGVRWNYMASGPIYIPKVYDGRDRTFFHFYVQPNRSDQKAPIRNYVYPTAAIRRGDLTEVVQQHLKGEPVINPFTGEPFANNIIPQELLSPVAQAALRYAPMPNAVSPLGTLVDNTHGFQFGSNVEKDWHVRFDHAITDSNTISFNHYGYNRVLDEGTTVSLSTWFGDNATRMWSIQDSHMFSPTVINEFTFGTNDQGYDQKGATTVGNTLIREFGIDLGGRTSPEGPGCPQIYTGLWGFQPGALSGSFSATELTFPFLGRCGAGGNSSNPKVWVMKDNVSVNKGTHLIKFGVEANWERPFGSANSADAWGIYRFTGHYSGSDIADFLLGIPRETGIATSRAPVHARGFDFGVFAQDDWKVTPRLTMTYGARIQHYGAPTDANGLFYNFDFDNLRVVVPDRSFHHVVPVWPQGAIPVVRASEAGYPQSLVNFTAAHISPRFGLAYRINDWTVIRAGYGIYHVPFAIAGAGTSGLGRAGWLGGREGGPFAGSETFGPNVITDGVPQLTFKDPFLPAGTGAVSKQGVRGIPLNSRKDAWAYDQQWNLTLENDLGDGWATRISYVASKGTSWPYRSNLQTPTPSTIPFDERTDKFPWGPNFSFVDRHDLGGTGSFHSLEVEATRQFSRGIYLRSWFEWKKNLADVIPGLFSSTIGFEAEDPLDRKRDKGIQNGIRRQRWHLAMVWDLPVGQGRQFATDAGGALNSLIGDWTAAFKFTGGQGTAFTPSYSGSDPSNTGRSSGRPDQLCNPNGFGETPGIGWNKSCFAIPPAGIGRYGNASRGMLIAPRDWGTELNVFKRFNLTQYENGPYFKFETYISNLLNHRNASGPSSTNISAANFGLFQPSGWEARRIVFRLRLGF, encoded by the coding sequence ATGCAACGCTTTCTAACAGTGGCTGGATTGGCCTTCGTTCTGGCCCTTACACTGTCCTGGACGCCCATGCTGGCTCAGGAGTACACCGGCGTCCACGGGAACGTCGAGGACGAGACCGGCGCCAGGGTGACCCAGGTCGAGATCACGGCGACCGAAGAATCCACGGGGATCACCCGCTCGACCGTGAGCAACGAGGTTGGCATCTACGAGCTGCGCGGCCTGCCGCCCGGGACCTACACGCTCGGGGCCGAGCTGGCCGGCTTCAAGGCCTATACCAACAGCGGCGTGATCATCTACGCCGGACGTCCCCGGCGCGTCAACATCGTGCTGCAGGTGGGCGATATCCAGGACACCATCACGGTTTCCGAGGAAGGCGCCGTCATCGAGACGGACAAGTCCAGCATTACCTACACCTTGCCCTACAAGGAGGTGGAGGCCTTCAGGATTGCCGCCAGCCTGATTTACAAGGTGGGCGATAATCCCGGGGCCGAGTCCCGCAGCCAGGTGCACGGAGCCTTCGCCAACAACACCACGGCGCTGCAGGACGGGGTTGCCACCAATGCCTACGGCACCTTCCGGGCGCCTCAGGAACTGGTCCAGGAGATCAACCAGGTCTCGCTGAACGCCCCGGCCGAATACAAGACCGCCACCACCATCAACGGGGTGGGCCGAGGCGGCACCAACCAGTTTCATGGCGAGATCTGGATGCAGTTGGACCACCCGCGGCTTCGAGCCTTGACCGTGGGCCAGACCAGGCATCCTCCCGCCAAGCCGGGCGTCCGCTGGAACTACATGGCCTCCGGACCCATCTACATCCCCAAGGTCTACGACGGCCGGGACAGGACCTTCTTCCATTTCTACGTTCAACCCAACAGGAGCGACCAGAAAGCTCCCATCCGGAACTACGTTTACCCCACGGCGGCCATTCGCCGCGGGGACCTGACCGAGGTGGTGCAGCAGCATTTGAAGGGCGAGCCCGTCATCAATCCCTTTACGGGCGAGCCTTTCGCCAACAACATCATTCCTCAGGAGCTGCTCAGCCCGGTAGCGCAGGCGGCCTTGCGATACGCTCCCATGCCCAATGCTGTAAGCCCCTTGGGCACATTGGTCGACAACACCCATGGGTTCCAGTTCGGGAGCAACGTGGAGAAGGACTGGCACGTGCGGTTCGACCACGCCATCACCGACTCCAACACCATCTCCTTCAACCACTACGGCTACAACCGGGTTCTGGACGAAGGCACCACCGTTTCGCTTTCGACCTGGTTCGGCGACAACGCCACCCGCATGTGGAGCATCCAGGATTCGCACATGTTCTCCCCCACGGTGATCAACGAGTTCACCTTCGGGACCAACGATCAGGGATACGACCAGAAGGGCGCCACCACCGTGGGCAACACCCTGATCAGGGAGTTCGGCATCGACCTGGGCGGTCGCACCTCGCCCGAGGGACCCGGATGCCCCCAGATCTACACGGGCCTGTGGGGATTCCAGCCGGGCGCCCTCTCGGGTTCCTTCTCGGCGACCGAGCTCACCTTCCCCTTCCTGGGACGCTGCGGCGCCGGCGGTAACAGCAGCAATCCCAAGGTCTGGGTGATGAAGGACAACGTCTCCGTCAACAAGGGCACCCATCTCATCAAGTTCGGGGTGGAGGCCAACTGGGAGCGGCCCTTCGGGTCGGCAAACAGTGCAGACGCCTGGGGTATATATCGCTTCACCGGCCATTACAGCGGAAGCGACATTGCCGACTTCCTGCTGGGAATCCCCCGCGAGACGGGAATCGCCACCTCGCGCGCCCCCGTTCACGCCCGCGGCTTCGACTTCGGGGTCTTCGCCCAGGACGACTGGAAGGTGACCCCGCGGCTGACCATGACCTACGGCGCCCGCATCCAGCACTACGGCGCGCCCACGGACGCCAATGGTCTGTTCTATAACTTCGACTTCGACAACCTGCGGGTGGTGGTTCCCGACCGGTCCTTCCACCACGTGGTGCCGGTGTGGCCGCAAGGCGCGATTCCGGTGGTGAGAGCCAGCGAGGCCGGCTATCCCCAGAGCCTGGTCAACTTCACCGCGGCGCACATTTCTCCGCGCTTCGGTCTGGCCTATCGCATCAACGACTGGACCGTGATCCGGGCCGGCTACGGCATCTACCACGTGCCCTTCGCCATCGCCGGAGCAGGCACGAGTGGCCTCGGGCGGGCCGGCTGGCTGGGAGGCCGCGAGGGCGGCCCCTTCGCCGGATCGGAGACGTTCGGGCCCAACGTGATCACAGACGGCGTGCCGCAATTGACGTTCAAGGACCCCTTCCTGCCCGCGGGCACCGGCGCCGTCTCCAAGCAGGGCGTGCGGGGGATTCCTCTCAACAGCCGCAAGGATGCCTGGGCTTACGACCAGCAGTGGAACCTGACCCTGGAGAACGACCTGGGCGACGGTTGGGCCACCCGGATTTCCTACGTGGCCTCCAAGGGCACCAGTTGGCCCTATCGGAGCAACCTGCAGACCCCCACCCCCAGCACCATTCCCTTCGACGAGCGGACCGACAAGTTCCCCTGGGGCCCGAACTTCTCCTTCGTCGACCGGCATGACCTGGGAGGGACCGGAAGCTTCCACAGCCTGGAAGTGGAAGCCACCCGACAGTTCAGCCGGGGCATCTATCTGCGAAGCTGGTTCGAGTGGAAGAAGAACCTGGCCGACGTCATTCCGGGGCTGTTTTCCTCCACCATCGGCTTCGAGGCCGAAGATCCGCTGGACCGCAAGCGCGACAAGGGGATCCAGAACGGTATCCGCCGGCAGCGCTGGCACCTGGCCATGGTCTGGGATCTCCCGGTGGGCCAGGGGAGGCAATTCGCGACCGACGCCGGTGGTGCCCTCAATAGCCTTATTGGCGACTGGACGGCCGCCTTCAAGTTTACGGGCGGCCAGGGAACGGCCTTCACTCCCAGCTACTCCGGGTCGGATCCCTCCAACACCGGTCGCTCCAGCGGCCGGCCGGACCAGTTGTGCAATCCCAACGGCTTCGGCGAAACGCCGGGCATCGGGTGGAACAAGTCCTGTTTCGCCATTCCGCCCGCGGGGATTGGCCGCTACGGCAACGCCAGCCGCGGGATGCTGATTGCGCCGCGTGACTGGGGCACCGAGCTCAACGTGTTCAAGCGGTTCAACCTGACCCAGTACGAGAACGGACCCTACTTCAAGTTCGAGACCTACATCTCCAACCTCCTGAACCACCGCAACGCCTCGGGTCCCTCCTCGACCAACATTTCGGCTGCCAACTTCGGACTCTTCCAACCCAGCGGGTGGGAAGCGCGCCGCATCGTGTTCCGCTTGCGTCTCGGCTTCTAG